The proteins below come from a single Oryzias latipes chromosome 14, ASM223467v1 genomic window:
- the LOC101156518 gene encoding dapper homolog 1-like — translation MSFVELPGALGVVYAPFPLPAAAERSRNKERLEASLSGLYELELLKQRQESLVLGALLLGDSPLSGRPDAPNGIAGGHARQISRFQLSHVDSRSSLEEHVAELKIKTEVKSVNSDEEEDRPLTSGEPDTCPEPDHHLVIPCSLPNPQKSRMTKREKILLSEPARQPIVSEDTIQEASHQSYEQPPKTETLGLIQSQALPLRSSKPRTSLTNEARVVSVLTQVSSSCKDEQLSSRKVSLKETSQCSERVFLQGQGQAHHQRMGCSEDATDHQLNVLHQLGFCHKPRQASIINTLKSVSLDHPHSRVAHTHQHSSKTDSPQHFKDYPSPSALTGVHERSSLEEQLVSAEYVPAHPCQNSSRAHHVPSLHKDTEGSKTNQSAHSLDPCFHQEQQSVPSHIQHSKSNVSPKKCRSIEDRSTFTKKVVKKAYRSQVQCNLPRVSDRKCSSVEKDGGRSGSFGKGSRSSQSRIKRQQQSDNGHNRCQSIQELSQDGVDHATMPPPTQKSVPSNHFARRVRKPRPTHSSVTHYQYSYHHQAVESRFEKDKRLCQDDFQAGQGESESTASEPDPTDSSSLSSDSDESGGLVWQFSPQLSPPLPPASSLGAPLQPKAFVKIKASHALKKKILRFRTGSLKVMTTV, via the exons ATGTCTTTTGTGGAGCTCCCAGGCGCTCTGGGAGTCGTGTATGCGCCGTTCCCTCTGCCGGCAGCAGCAGAGCGCAGTCGGAATAAAGAGCGCCTGGAGGCCAGCCTGTCTGGTCTGTATGAGCTGGAGCTTCTCAAACAGAGGCAGGAGAGTCTGGTCCTCGGAGCTCTGCTCCTTGGGGACTCCCCTCTGTCAGGACGACCAGACGCACCAAATGGCATCGCGGGGGGCCATGCACGCCAAATA AGCCGTTTTCAGCTCAGTCATGTGGACTCCAGGTCATCTTTAGAGGAGCACGTAGCAGAACTGAAGATCAAAACTGAGGTCAAGTCGGTCAATTcggatgaagaggaggacagGCCACTCACTTCAG GTGAACCAGACACATGTCCTGAACCAGATCACCACCTCGTCATCCCGTGTTCTCTCCCAAACCCGCAGAAAAGCCGGAtgacaaagagggaaaaaatacTTCTTTCAGAGCCAGCAAGACAACCCATTGTTTCTGAGGATACGATACAAGAAGCCAGTCACCAGAGTTATGAGCAACCCCCAAAAACAGAGACCCTTGGGCTTATCCAGAGCCAGGCTCTTCCCTTGAGGTCCTCTAAGCCCCGCACCAGCCTGACAAATGAAGCTAGAGTTGTCAGTGTGTTAACACAAGTTAGCTCGTCCTGCAAAGATGAGCAGCTGTCATCAAGAAAAGTTTCCCTGAAAGAGACATCTCAGTGCTCAGAGAGAGTGTTTCTGCAGGGTCAAGGTCAGGCCCACCATCAAAGGATGGGATGTTCCGAAGATGCAACCGATCACCAGCTAAATGTCCTGCATCAGCTGGGGTTTTGTCATAAGCCTAGACAAGCTTCGATTATAAACACCTTGAAATCTGTCTCACTGGACCATCCACACAGCAGagtagcacacacacaccagcactCAAGCAAGACAGATTCACCCCAGCATTTCAAGGACTATCCATCCCCTTCAGCTCTGACGGGAGTTCATGAGAGATCTTCTCTGGAGGAACAGCTGGTCAGTGCAGAATATGTTCCAGCTCATCCCTGTCAGAATTCCTCCCGAGCACACCATGTCCCGAGCCTTCACAAGGATACAGAGGGGTCCAAAACCAACCAAAGTGCCCATTCCTTAGACCCATGTTTCCATCAGGAACAGCAGTCTGTCCCGTCACACATCCAACACTCCAAGTCCAATGTGAGCCCAAAGAAATGCCGATCAATTGAAGACAGAAGTACTTTTACCAAGAAAGTAGTCAAGAAAGCATACAGATCTCAGGTACAGTGCAACCTTCCAAGAGTCTCTGATCGCAAGTGCAGCTCCGTGGAGAAAGACGGTGGACGAAGTGGAAGCTTTGGAAAGGGAAGCCGCAGCTCTCAATCCAGGATCAAGAGACAGCAGCAGAGCGACAACGGCCACAACCGCTGCCAGTCTATCCAGGAGCTCAGCCAAGACGGGGTTGATCACGCCACCATGCCACCACCCACGCAAAAGTCTGTACCGTCAAACCATTTTGCAAGGCGCGTACGAAAACCCCGCCCTACTCATTCTTCTGTTACGCACTACCAGTACTCCTACCATCATCAGGCTGTGGAGAGTCGGTTTGAGAAGGACAAAAGGTTGTGTCAGGACGATTTTCAAGCAGGTCAGGGCGAGTCTGAGTCCACAGCCAGTGAGCCAGACCCAACAGATTCCAGCTCCTTATCAAGTGACTCAGATGAGAGTGGGGGCTTGGTTTGGCAGTTTTCCCCCCAACTCTCCCCCCCGCTGCCTCCTGCTTCCTCCCTTGGAGCACCTCTGCAACCCAAagcatttgtcaaaataaaagcctcccaCGCTCTGAAGAAGAAGATCTTGCGCTTCCGCACTGGTTCACTCAAAGTAATGACCACTGTATGA